In a genomic window of Lycium ferocissimum isolate CSIRO_LF1 chromosome 9, AGI_CSIRO_Lferr_CH_V1, whole genome shotgun sequence:
- the LOC132029618 gene encoding heat shock factor protein HSF30 isoform X2, protein MEEGVRVKVEEDGIATTVLPMEGLHDVGPPPFLSKTYEMVEDPSTDEVISWSKARNSFIVWDSHKFSTTLLPRFFKHSNFSSFIRQLNTYGFRKVDPDRWEFANEGFLGGQKHLLKTIKRRRNVGQSMNQQGSGPCIELGYYGMEEELERLKRDKNVLMTEIVKLRQQQQSTRNQIIAMGEKIESTERKQEQMMSFLAKVFSNPTFLQQYLDKHVQRKDKQRIEVGQKRRLTMNPSTENLQDVVSVAIGSDQPNIGTDIETFFSAALDNESSSNVGSASVVTASGTDIELAAENIWEELLSEDLISGDRAEEVLVGDRPEVDVEVEDLVAETTEWG, encoded by the exons atggaAGAAGGAGTGAGAGTTAAGGTTGAAGAAGATGGAATTGCCACAACGGTGTTGCCTATGGAAGGGTTGCATGATGTTGGTCCACCACCATTTCTAAGTAAGACTTATGAAATGGTGGAAGATCCTTCAACTGATGAAGTGATTTCTTGGAGTAAAGCAAGGAATAGTTTTATTGTTTGGGATTCTCATAAGTTCTCCACTACATTGCTGCCTAGGTTTTTCAAGCACAGTAATTTCTCCAGCTTCATTCGACAGCTTAACACATAT GGTTTTAGAAAGGTGGATCCTGATAGATGGGAATTTGCAAATGAAGGTTTTCTTGGAGGACAAAAGCATCTTTTGAAGACCATAAAGAGGAGGAGGAATGTTGGTCAAAGCATGAACCAACAAGGATCAGGCCCTTGCATTGAATTAGGTTATTATGGAATGGAAGAGGAGCTTGAAAGATTAAAGCGtgataaaaatgtgttgatgACTGAAATAGTTAAACTTAGGCAGCAACAGCAGAGTACTAGAAATCAGATCATTGCAATGGGAGAAAAAATCGAAAGCACGGAGAGGAAACAAGAACAGATGATGAGTTTCCTAGCCAAGGTTTTCAGTAATCCCACTTTTCTCCAGCAGTACTTGGACAAACATGTGCAGAGAAAAGATAAACAACGCATTGAAGTTGGACAAAAGAGGAGATTGACAATGAACCCCAGTACTGAGAACCTTCAAGATGTTGTATCAGTTGCCATAGGAAGTGATCAGCCAAATATTGGGACGGATATCGAAACGTTTTTCTCTGCTGCATTGGACAATGAATCGAGCAGCAATGTGGGGTCGGCTTCTGTTGTGACAGCAAGTGGAACTGATATAGAACTGGCGGCTGAGAATATATGGGAAGAGTTGCTGAGTGAAGATCTTATATCGGGGGATCGAGCAGAGGAAGTACTGGTGGGTGATCGACCTGAAGTTGACGTGGAAGTTGAAGATCTTGTTGCAGAAACAACTGAATGGG GTTAA
- the LOC132029618 gene encoding heat shock factor protein HSF30 isoform X3 → MNTRRKKQGFRKVDPDRWEFANEGFLGGQKHLLKTIKRRRNVGQSMNQQGSGPCIELGYYGMEEELERLKRDKNVLMTEIVKLRQQQQSTRNQIIAMGEKIESTERKQEQMMSFLAKVFSNPTFLQQYLDKHVQRKDKQRIEVGQKRRLTMNPSTENLQDVVSVAIGSDQPNIGTDIETFFSAALDNESSSNVGSASVVTASGTDIELAAENIWEELLSEDLISGDRAEEVLVGDRPEVDVEVEDLVAETTEWGMAESWRPKAIFCYFISSVNV, encoded by the exons ATGAATACTCGAAGAAAGAAGCAA GGTTTTAGAAAGGTGGATCCTGATAGATGGGAATTTGCAAATGAAGGTTTTCTTGGAGGACAAAAGCATCTTTTGAAGACCATAAAGAGGAGGAGGAATGTTGGTCAAAGCATGAACCAACAAGGATCAGGCCCTTGCATTGAATTAGGTTATTATGGAATGGAAGAGGAGCTTGAAAGATTAAAGCGtgataaaaatgtgttgatgACTGAAATAGTTAAACTTAGGCAGCAACAGCAGAGTACTAGAAATCAGATCATTGCAATGGGAGAAAAAATCGAAAGCACGGAGAGGAAACAAGAACAGATGATGAGTTTCCTAGCCAAGGTTTTCAGTAATCCCACTTTTCTCCAGCAGTACTTGGACAAACATGTGCAGAGAAAAGATAAACAACGCATTGAAGTTGGACAAAAGAGGAGATTGACAATGAACCCCAGTACTGAGAACCTTCAAGATGTTGTATCAGTTGCCATAGGAAGTGATCAGCCAAATATTGGGACGGATATCGAAACGTTTTTCTCTGCTGCATTGGACAATGAATCGAGCAGCAATGTGGGGTCGGCTTCTGTTGTGACAGCAAGTGGAACTGATATAGAACTGGCGGCTGAGAATATATGGGAAGAGTTGCTGAGTGAAGATCTTATATCGGGGGATCGAGCAGAGGAAGTACTGGTGGGTGATCGACCTGAAGTTGACGTGGAAGTTGAAGATCTTGTTGCAGAAACAACTGAATGGG GGATGGCAGAGTCGTGGAGGCCTAAAGCTATTTTTTGCTATTTTATATCCTCTGTTAATGTATAA
- the LOC132029618 gene encoding heat shock factor protein HSF30 isoform X1, which translates to MEEGVRVKVEEDGIATTVLPMEGLHDVGPPPFLSKTYEMVEDPSTDEVISWSKARNSFIVWDSHKFSTTLLPRFFKHSNFSSFIRQLNTYGFRKVDPDRWEFANEGFLGGQKHLLKTIKRRRNVGQSMNQQGSGPCIELGYYGMEEELERLKRDKNVLMTEIVKLRQQQQSTRNQIIAMGEKIESTERKQEQMMSFLAKVFSNPTFLQQYLDKHVQRKDKQRIEVGQKRRLTMNPSTENLQDVVSVAIGSDQPNIGTDIETFFSAALDNESSSNVGSASVVTASGTDIELAAENIWEELLSEDLISGDRAEEVLVGDRPEVDVEVEDLVAETTEWGMAESWRPKAIFCYFISSVNV; encoded by the exons atggaAGAAGGAGTGAGAGTTAAGGTTGAAGAAGATGGAATTGCCACAACGGTGTTGCCTATGGAAGGGTTGCATGATGTTGGTCCACCACCATTTCTAAGTAAGACTTATGAAATGGTGGAAGATCCTTCAACTGATGAAGTGATTTCTTGGAGTAAAGCAAGGAATAGTTTTATTGTTTGGGATTCTCATAAGTTCTCCACTACATTGCTGCCTAGGTTTTTCAAGCACAGTAATTTCTCCAGCTTCATTCGACAGCTTAACACATAT GGTTTTAGAAAGGTGGATCCTGATAGATGGGAATTTGCAAATGAAGGTTTTCTTGGAGGACAAAAGCATCTTTTGAAGACCATAAAGAGGAGGAGGAATGTTGGTCAAAGCATGAACCAACAAGGATCAGGCCCTTGCATTGAATTAGGTTATTATGGAATGGAAGAGGAGCTTGAAAGATTAAAGCGtgataaaaatgtgttgatgACTGAAATAGTTAAACTTAGGCAGCAACAGCAGAGTACTAGAAATCAGATCATTGCAATGGGAGAAAAAATCGAAAGCACGGAGAGGAAACAAGAACAGATGATGAGTTTCCTAGCCAAGGTTTTCAGTAATCCCACTTTTCTCCAGCAGTACTTGGACAAACATGTGCAGAGAAAAGATAAACAACGCATTGAAGTTGGACAAAAGAGGAGATTGACAATGAACCCCAGTACTGAGAACCTTCAAGATGTTGTATCAGTTGCCATAGGAAGTGATCAGCCAAATATTGGGACGGATATCGAAACGTTTTTCTCTGCTGCATTGGACAATGAATCGAGCAGCAATGTGGGGTCGGCTTCTGTTGTGACAGCAAGTGGAACTGATATAGAACTGGCGGCTGAGAATATATGGGAAGAGTTGCTGAGTGAAGATCTTATATCGGGGGATCGAGCAGAGGAAGTACTGGTGGGTGATCGACCTGAAGTTGACGTGGAAGTTGAAGATCTTGTTGCAGAAACAACTGAATGGG GGATGGCAGAGTCGTGGAGGCCTAAAGCTATTTTTTGCTATTTTATATCCTCTGTTAATGTATAA